The Thunnus albacares chromosome 11, fThuAlb1.1, whole genome shotgun sequence genome contains a region encoding:
- the LOC122992815 gene encoding ubiquitin carboxyl-terminal hydrolase 37-like isoform X4 — protein sequence MFKMPRCLRKKNKVSVVEDESQLCSISSASSQKSSVEKPPGRTPWLHRLFGRPVFLLSRQKSEREREERGQRSGHQQRVTSSDAPANQQPEKKTRWRCRVFDCCRRNRRVAPAADDQGDDGEQRIPQKPQRSPVKATDGTLTADEVDEVVEFDALTEEEEEAVTKTEKKAANRKHELHRLTSFLLSGYRTLTNQDSSSNSAKTHHVRHGDVMTSQRLRGQQVDWFGFPNPAQICYMNSSLQSLFTLKDFITDIMCQVEVWGSVPQAELIRRLMNIALLHRSVDVRDKLQALFMFKSALSVQAQEFQDFNQKDAHELLTTLLDQMRSLSPALQEAAARVGRRYRCPVEDHFEFQMKNTRICKRCGARTTREEDFNNLSLDLVPGASVQQMLQDYLKETDLDFRCDCGANTSGQQSTFVNLPKVLMLHLKRFSFTPFLQLEKLRYPVELFRELLVTSSQADGWYSLVSVISHLGSGGEQGHYISDGVHPDVELDDLADRWLIYNDSEVTETKGASVCERRQRDAYILFYQRRM from the exons ATGTTTAAAATGCCTCGCTGTCTACGAAAG aaaaataaagtgtcAGTTGTGGAAGATGAGAGCCAGCTGTGCTCCATCTCTAGTGCGAG CAGTCAGAAGTCCTCTGTGGAGAAGCCACCAGGAAGGACTCCTTGGCTGCACAGACTGTTCGGTCGACCTGTG TTTTTGTTGTCACGTCAGAAGAGcgaaagggaaagagaggaaaggggaCAACGCTCCGGCCACCAACAGAG AGTCACCTCCTCAGACGCTCCAGCCAACCAACAACCAGAGAAGAAGACTCGCTGGAGGTGCCGAGTCTTCGACTGCTGCAGA AGAAATCGACGAGTCGCTCCGGCTGCCGACGACCAGGGAGACGACGGAGAGCAGAGAATCCCTCAGAAACCTCAGAGGAG CCCTGTCAAAGCTACAGATGGGACTCTCACtgctgatgaggttgatgaggtGGTGGAGTTTGATGCTCTCaccgaggaagaggaggaagctgtgacgaagacagagaagaaagcaGCCAACAGAAAACATGAGCTGCACAGACTCacatctttcctcctctctgggTATCGGACACTGACCAACCAGGACTCGTCCTCCAACAG TGCCAAAACACATCACGTCCGTCATGGTGATGTCATGACCTCCCAGAGACTCAGAGGTCAGCAGGTCGACTGGTTTGG gttTCCCAATCCAGCTCAGATCTGCTATATGAACTCCAGCCTTCAGAGCCTGTTCACGCTGAAGGACTTCATCACAGACATCATGTGCCAGGTGGAGGTGTGGGGTTCAGTGCCTCAGGCTGAACTGATCAG AAGACTCATGAACATCGCGTTGCTTCACCGCTCCGTCGACGTCCGTGACAAACTCCAGGCCCTCTTTATGTTCAAGAGCGCCCTCTCTGTCCAGGCTCAGGAGTTCCAGGATTTCAACCAGAAA gatGCTCATGAGTTGCTGACAACTCTCCTGGATCAGATGAGGAGTTTGTCGCCAGCGCTGCAGGAAGCAGCTGCCCGCGTGGGAAGACGCTACAGGTGCCCCGTTGAAGACCACTTTGAGTTCCAGATGAAGAACACAAGGATCTGCAAGAG GTGTGGAGCCCGGACTACCAGAGAAGAGGACTTCAACAACCTGTCTCTGGACCTGGTGCCTGGAGCTTCAGTCCAGCAGATGCTCCAGGATTACCTGAAG GAGACAGACTTGGACTTCAGGTGTGACTGCGGTGCCAACACATCTGGCCAGCAGTCCACCTTTGTGAACCTTCCCAA GGTGCTGATGCTTCATCTGAAACGTTTCAGCTTCACTCCGTTCCTGCAGCTGGAGAAGCTTCGATACCCAGTGGAGCTGTTCAGAGAGCTGCTGGTGACCTCCAGCCAG GCTGATGGTTGGTACAGTCTGGTGAGCGTCATCAGCCATTTAGGCTCTGGAGGGGAACAAG GACACTACATAAGTGACGGAGTGCACCCAGATGTGGAGCTGGATGACCTCGCTGACCGCTGGCTCATTTATAACGATTCAGAGGTCACAGAGACAAAGGGGGCCTCTGTCTGTGAGCGGCGGCAGCGAGATGCCTACATCCTTTTCTACCAAAGACGG ATGTAG
- the LOC122992815 gene encoding ubiquitin carboxyl-terminal hydrolase 37-like isoform X3 yields the protein MLHTFCTFHLVYVNLEVRNSAISLTFFNKTFIDSRKNKVSVVEDESQLCSISSASSQKSSVEKPPGRTPWLHRLFGRPVSEREREERGQRSGHQQRVTSSDAPANQQPEKKTRWRCRVFDCCRRNRRVAPAADDQGDDGEQRIPQKPQRSPVKATDGTLTADEVDEVVEFDALTEEEEEAVTKTEKKAANRKHELHRLTSFLLSGYRTLTNQDSSSNSAKTHHVRHGDVMTSQRLRGQQVDWFGFPNPAQICYMNSSLQSLFTLKDFITDIMCQVEVWGSVPQAELIRRLMNIALLHRSVDVRDKLQALFMFKSALSVQAQEFQDFNQKDAHELLTTLLDQMRSLSPALQEAAARVGRRYRCPVEDHFEFQMKNTRICKRCGARTTREEDFNNLSLDLVPGASVQQMLQDYLKETDLDFRCDCGANTSGQQSTFVNLPKVLMLHLKRFSFTPFLQLEKLRYPVELFRELLVTSSQADGWYSLVSVISHLGSGGEQGHYISDGVHPDVELDDLADRWLIYNDSEVTETKGASVCERRQRDAYILFYQRRM from the exons atgttacacactttCTGTACTTTCCACCTTGTTTATGTCAACTTGGAAGTCAGAAATAGTGCTATTTCTCTGACTTTCTTCAACAAGACTTTTATAGATAGCAGG aaaaataaagtgtcAGTTGTGGAAGATGAGAGCCAGCTGTGCTCCATCTCTAGTGCGAG CAGTCAGAAGTCCTCTGTGGAGAAGCCACCAGGAAGGACTCCTTGGCTGCACAGACTGTTCGGTCGACCTGTG AGcgaaagggaaagagaggaaaggggaCAACGCTCCGGCCACCAACAGAG AGTCACCTCCTCAGACGCTCCAGCCAACCAACAACCAGAGAAGAAGACTCGCTGGAGGTGCCGAGTCTTCGACTGCTGCAGA AGAAATCGACGAGTCGCTCCGGCTGCCGACGACCAGGGAGACGACGGAGAGCAGAGAATCCCTCAGAAACCTCAGAGGAG CCCTGTCAAAGCTACAGATGGGACTCTCACtgctgatgaggttgatgaggtGGTGGAGTTTGATGCTCTCaccgaggaagaggaggaagctgtgacgaagacagagaagaaagcaGCCAACAGAAAACATGAGCTGCACAGACTCacatctttcctcctctctgggTATCGGACACTGACCAACCAGGACTCGTCCTCCAACAG TGCCAAAACACATCACGTCCGTCATGGTGATGTCATGACCTCCCAGAGACTCAGAGGTCAGCAGGTCGACTGGTTTGG gttTCCCAATCCAGCTCAGATCTGCTATATGAACTCCAGCCTTCAGAGCCTGTTCACGCTGAAGGACTTCATCACAGACATCATGTGCCAGGTGGAGGTGTGGGGTTCAGTGCCTCAGGCTGAACTGATCAG AAGACTCATGAACATCGCGTTGCTTCACCGCTCCGTCGACGTCCGTGACAAACTCCAGGCCCTCTTTATGTTCAAGAGCGCCCTCTCTGTCCAGGCTCAGGAGTTCCAGGATTTCAACCAGAAA gatGCTCATGAGTTGCTGACAACTCTCCTGGATCAGATGAGGAGTTTGTCGCCAGCGCTGCAGGAAGCAGCTGCCCGCGTGGGAAGACGCTACAGGTGCCCCGTTGAAGACCACTTTGAGTTCCAGATGAAGAACACAAGGATCTGCAAGAG GTGTGGAGCCCGGACTACCAGAGAAGAGGACTTCAACAACCTGTCTCTGGACCTGGTGCCTGGAGCTTCAGTCCAGCAGATGCTCCAGGATTACCTGAAG GAGACAGACTTGGACTTCAGGTGTGACTGCGGTGCCAACACATCTGGCCAGCAGTCCACCTTTGTGAACCTTCCCAA GGTGCTGATGCTTCATCTGAAACGTTTCAGCTTCACTCCGTTCCTGCAGCTGGAGAAGCTTCGATACCCAGTGGAGCTGTTCAGAGAGCTGCTGGTGACCTCCAGCCAG GCTGATGGTTGGTACAGTCTGGTGAGCGTCATCAGCCATTTAGGCTCTGGAGGGGAACAAG GACACTACATAAGTGACGGAGTGCACCCAGATGTGGAGCTGGATGACCTCGCTGACCGCTGGCTCATTTATAACGATTCAGAGGTCACAGAGACAAAGGGGGCCTCTGTCTGTGAGCGGCGGCAGCGAGATGCCTACATCCTTTTCTACCAAAGACGG ATGTAG
- the LOC122992815 gene encoding ubiquitin carboxyl-terminal hydrolase 37-like isoform X2 — protein MLHTFCTFHLVYVNLEVRNSAISLTFFNKTFIDSRKNKVSVVEDESQLCSISSASSQKSSVEKPPGRTPWLHRLFGRPVKSEREREERGQRSGHQQRVTSSDAPANQQPEKKTRWRCRVFDCCRRNRRVAPAADDQGDDGEQRIPQKPQRSPVKATDGTLTADEVDEVVEFDALTEEEEEAVTKTEKKAANRKHELHRLTSFLLSGYRTLTNQDSSSNSAKTHHVRHGDVMTSQRLRGQQVDWFGFPNPAQICYMNSSLQSLFTLKDFITDIMCQVEVWGSVPQAELIRRLMNIALLHRSVDVRDKLQALFMFKSALSVQAQEFQDFNQKDAHELLTTLLDQMRSLSPALQEAAARVGRRYRCPVEDHFEFQMKNTRICKRCGARTTREEDFNNLSLDLVPGASVQQMLQDYLKETDLDFRCDCGANTSGQQSTFVNLPKVLMLHLKRFSFTPFLQLEKLRYPVELFRELLVTSSQADGWYSLVSVISHLGSGGEQGHYISDGVHPDVELDDLADRWLIYNDSEVTETKGASVCERRQRDAYILFYQRRM, from the exons atgttacacactttCTGTACTTTCCACCTTGTTTATGTCAACTTGGAAGTCAGAAATAGTGCTATTTCTCTGACTTTCTTCAACAAGACTTTTATAGATAGCAGG aaaaataaagtgtcAGTTGTGGAAGATGAGAGCCAGCTGTGCTCCATCTCTAGTGCGAG CAGTCAGAAGTCCTCTGTGGAGAAGCCACCAGGAAGGACTCCTTGGCTGCACAGACTGTTCGGTCGACCTGTG AAGAGcgaaagggaaagagaggaaaggggaCAACGCTCCGGCCACCAACAGAG AGTCACCTCCTCAGACGCTCCAGCCAACCAACAACCAGAGAAGAAGACTCGCTGGAGGTGCCGAGTCTTCGACTGCTGCAGA AGAAATCGACGAGTCGCTCCGGCTGCCGACGACCAGGGAGACGACGGAGAGCAGAGAATCCCTCAGAAACCTCAGAGGAG CCCTGTCAAAGCTACAGATGGGACTCTCACtgctgatgaggttgatgaggtGGTGGAGTTTGATGCTCTCaccgaggaagaggaggaagctgtgacgaagacagagaagaaagcaGCCAACAGAAAACATGAGCTGCACAGACTCacatctttcctcctctctgggTATCGGACACTGACCAACCAGGACTCGTCCTCCAACAG TGCCAAAACACATCACGTCCGTCATGGTGATGTCATGACCTCCCAGAGACTCAGAGGTCAGCAGGTCGACTGGTTTGG gttTCCCAATCCAGCTCAGATCTGCTATATGAACTCCAGCCTTCAGAGCCTGTTCACGCTGAAGGACTTCATCACAGACATCATGTGCCAGGTGGAGGTGTGGGGTTCAGTGCCTCAGGCTGAACTGATCAG AAGACTCATGAACATCGCGTTGCTTCACCGCTCCGTCGACGTCCGTGACAAACTCCAGGCCCTCTTTATGTTCAAGAGCGCCCTCTCTGTCCAGGCTCAGGAGTTCCAGGATTTCAACCAGAAA gatGCTCATGAGTTGCTGACAACTCTCCTGGATCAGATGAGGAGTTTGTCGCCAGCGCTGCAGGAAGCAGCTGCCCGCGTGGGAAGACGCTACAGGTGCCCCGTTGAAGACCACTTTGAGTTCCAGATGAAGAACACAAGGATCTGCAAGAG GTGTGGAGCCCGGACTACCAGAGAAGAGGACTTCAACAACCTGTCTCTGGACCTGGTGCCTGGAGCTTCAGTCCAGCAGATGCTCCAGGATTACCTGAAG GAGACAGACTTGGACTTCAGGTGTGACTGCGGTGCCAACACATCTGGCCAGCAGTCCACCTTTGTGAACCTTCCCAA GGTGCTGATGCTTCATCTGAAACGTTTCAGCTTCACTCCGTTCCTGCAGCTGGAGAAGCTTCGATACCCAGTGGAGCTGTTCAGAGAGCTGCTGGTGACCTCCAGCCAG GCTGATGGTTGGTACAGTCTGGTGAGCGTCATCAGCCATTTAGGCTCTGGAGGGGAACAAG GACACTACATAAGTGACGGAGTGCACCCAGATGTGGAGCTGGATGACCTCGCTGACCGCTGGCTCATTTATAACGATTCAGAGGTCACAGAGACAAAGGGGGCCTCTGTCTGTGAGCGGCGGCAGCGAGATGCCTACATCCTTTTCTACCAAAGACGG ATGTAG
- the LOC122992815 gene encoding ubiquitin carboxyl-terminal hydrolase 37-like isoform X1, with amino-acid sequence MLHTFCTFHLVYVNLEVRNSAISLTFFNKTFIDSRKNKVSVVEDESQLCSISSASSQKSSVEKPPGRTPWLHRLFGRPVFLLSRQKSEREREERGQRSGHQQRVTSSDAPANQQPEKKTRWRCRVFDCCRRNRRVAPAADDQGDDGEQRIPQKPQRSPVKATDGTLTADEVDEVVEFDALTEEEEEAVTKTEKKAANRKHELHRLTSFLLSGYRTLTNQDSSSNSAKTHHVRHGDVMTSQRLRGQQVDWFGFPNPAQICYMNSSLQSLFTLKDFITDIMCQVEVWGSVPQAELIRRLMNIALLHRSVDVRDKLQALFMFKSALSVQAQEFQDFNQKDAHELLTTLLDQMRSLSPALQEAAARVGRRYRCPVEDHFEFQMKNTRICKRCGARTTREEDFNNLSLDLVPGASVQQMLQDYLKETDLDFRCDCGANTSGQQSTFVNLPKVLMLHLKRFSFTPFLQLEKLRYPVELFRELLVTSSQADGWYSLVSVISHLGSGGEQGHYISDGVHPDVELDDLADRWLIYNDSEVTETKGASVCERRQRDAYILFYQRRM; translated from the exons atgttacacactttCTGTACTTTCCACCTTGTTTATGTCAACTTGGAAGTCAGAAATAGTGCTATTTCTCTGACTTTCTTCAACAAGACTTTTATAGATAGCAGG aaaaataaagtgtcAGTTGTGGAAGATGAGAGCCAGCTGTGCTCCATCTCTAGTGCGAG CAGTCAGAAGTCCTCTGTGGAGAAGCCACCAGGAAGGACTCCTTGGCTGCACAGACTGTTCGGTCGACCTGTG TTTTTGTTGTCACGTCAGAAGAGcgaaagggaaagagaggaaaggggaCAACGCTCCGGCCACCAACAGAG AGTCACCTCCTCAGACGCTCCAGCCAACCAACAACCAGAGAAGAAGACTCGCTGGAGGTGCCGAGTCTTCGACTGCTGCAGA AGAAATCGACGAGTCGCTCCGGCTGCCGACGACCAGGGAGACGACGGAGAGCAGAGAATCCCTCAGAAACCTCAGAGGAG CCCTGTCAAAGCTACAGATGGGACTCTCACtgctgatgaggttgatgaggtGGTGGAGTTTGATGCTCTCaccgaggaagaggaggaagctgtgacgaagacagagaagaaagcaGCCAACAGAAAACATGAGCTGCACAGACTCacatctttcctcctctctgggTATCGGACACTGACCAACCAGGACTCGTCCTCCAACAG TGCCAAAACACATCACGTCCGTCATGGTGATGTCATGACCTCCCAGAGACTCAGAGGTCAGCAGGTCGACTGGTTTGG gttTCCCAATCCAGCTCAGATCTGCTATATGAACTCCAGCCTTCAGAGCCTGTTCACGCTGAAGGACTTCATCACAGACATCATGTGCCAGGTGGAGGTGTGGGGTTCAGTGCCTCAGGCTGAACTGATCAG AAGACTCATGAACATCGCGTTGCTTCACCGCTCCGTCGACGTCCGTGACAAACTCCAGGCCCTCTTTATGTTCAAGAGCGCCCTCTCTGTCCAGGCTCAGGAGTTCCAGGATTTCAACCAGAAA gatGCTCATGAGTTGCTGACAACTCTCCTGGATCAGATGAGGAGTTTGTCGCCAGCGCTGCAGGAAGCAGCTGCCCGCGTGGGAAGACGCTACAGGTGCCCCGTTGAAGACCACTTTGAGTTCCAGATGAAGAACACAAGGATCTGCAAGAG GTGTGGAGCCCGGACTACCAGAGAAGAGGACTTCAACAACCTGTCTCTGGACCTGGTGCCTGGAGCTTCAGTCCAGCAGATGCTCCAGGATTACCTGAAG GAGACAGACTTGGACTTCAGGTGTGACTGCGGTGCCAACACATCTGGCCAGCAGTCCACCTTTGTGAACCTTCCCAA GGTGCTGATGCTTCATCTGAAACGTTTCAGCTTCACTCCGTTCCTGCAGCTGGAGAAGCTTCGATACCCAGTGGAGCTGTTCAGAGAGCTGCTGGTGACCTCCAGCCAG GCTGATGGTTGGTACAGTCTGGTGAGCGTCATCAGCCATTTAGGCTCTGGAGGGGAACAAG GACACTACATAAGTGACGGAGTGCACCCAGATGTGGAGCTGGATGACCTCGCTGACCGCTGGCTCATTTATAACGATTCAGAGGTCACAGAGACAAAGGGGGCCTCTGTCTGTGAGCGGCGGCAGCGAGATGCCTACATCCTTTTCTACCAAAGACGG ATGTAG